The segment TGCATTGAAACGTGAAGGCATCCGTCATGACGTTTTGAATGCAAAAGCCCATGAACGTGAAGCGGAAATCGTTGCTCAGGCTGGCCGTAAAAACGCCGTGACCATCGCGACGAATATGGCGGGTCGTGGTACCGATATCATGCTCGGCGGTAATGCCGAAGTGATGGCGAAGAAAGCCGTTGATGACGAAACATCACCGGAATACGCAGAGGCTCTTGAGAAATTCAAAAAGCAATGTGCTGAAGAACGCAAAGAAGTTGTGGCGGCTGGTGGTTTATACATCATCGGTACAGAACGCCATGAATCTCGTCGTATCGACAATCAGTTGCGCGGTCGTTCGGGTCGTCAAGGGGATCCAGGTGAGTCTCGCTTCTACTTGTCACTCGAAGATACGTTGATGAGAATTTTCAATGGTGAACGTATTCAGAAGATCATGAGCATGCTCAATATCCCTGAAGACGAACCAATCACGGCGAAAATGGTGACGAACGCAATTGAAGGTGCTCAACGTAAAGTGGAAGGCCATCAGTTCGATATCCGTAAGCACTTGATCGATTACGATGACGTGATGAACAAACAAAGAACTGTGATCTACCGCATGCGCCGCCAAGTTTTGGATGGCCAAGACGTAGAAAGAACGATTCTTGATTTCTTGGGCGATATCACCTCAGGTCTTTTGGACACTCACATTCCAGAAATGGGCAAAAAAGAAGAGTGGAACCTCGAGGCTTTGAATACAGCCTTGTCTCAGCAGTTCGGCATCCGGTTGGATTTCGGCTCCGTCGCGGCAAACTCTGAAGCGATCACAGACACAGTCAGCAAAGCGGTGAAAGAGGTTTATGAACGTCAAAAGGCGTCCATGGGCCCGTTCTTCCCACAAGTTCAAAAAATGATTTTGCTTCAATCCATCGACAATCACTGGAAAGAGCACTTGCAAGTGATTGATAAACTCAAAGAGGGTATCAATCTTCGCGGTTATGCTTCGAAAGATCCTTTGATCGAGTACAAAAAAGAGGCCTTCAACGCGTTTGAAAACCTCAACAATATCATCAAAGGCGATGTGATTGAAAAGCTCATGAAGGTTCAACTCGTGGCTCAAGAGCCGGGCGCTGAAGAAGTGCTCGAAGGTATGAGACCCGAGGCGGCTGACTTGAGCGATTTGGATTACTCTTCACCAAGTGATTCTGACATCGGTGTGATGGAAGAGGCAGCCCCTGCATCTGAAAGACAGAAAATGACTTTCAACCGTGCGCCGGCTGATGATTCTAAAATGAACCGTGCGGATCGCCGCAAAATGAAGAAGAAATAGTCGCTGTGGCTCAGTGCCCTGTTTGCCAGTCCGAGATTGTGATTAATTCGCAGCACTTTGGGACTCTTTTTACATGTCCCAAGTGCAGTGCGGTTTTCTTTGTCGACTGGGGCGGGCAGCCTGAAGCCGCGGCAAGTTCTGAAAATTTCAGTAGCGATGAAATTCCTGATGCCCTTGAAACCTCTTCTGGCGAACTACTCAATGAAGAAGGGCCTGCTGTAAATCAATTCGGCGGGGACCCAATGAACTTCGAGGTGGCTCCTTATGAGCAAGAACCGGTTCCGCATGAAGAAGTTCCTGCGGTTGAAGTTACCGAAGAAGAAGAAATTAACTACGACTTCTCGCAGCCAATGGGCGCGACAACTCCGCAGCCAATGACACCGTTAGAACCAGAGTCAAATCCACTCAGTGATATTGCAGATTTCGGCAATGCAGATTTAAGCCAATCGGCACTCAATTATACGATTACAATCTCCGGGATTGATTCGGGTGCTCTTCGTACCCAGATCCAGGAGGCGATTACTGACTCCAAATTTGGTTGGAACGTCATTCAGATCATGGCCCAGATTAAGGGCGGGGTTTTGACAATAAGATCTGTGAATGCCGTAAAAGCCAGTATACTGATTCAAAGGGTGAAGTATCTCCCGGTGAAGATCAGTTGGAGGCAGGATGTTCTTTCAAGCACTGTCTAAAATCCTTATTGCAGCTTTAGCTCTGAACCTTTCTTTGGGGACGGCCGTCGTTTATGCAAACGAAGGCAAAGAAGAGAAAAAAGAAGAAAAGAAAGAAGAGAAAAAGGGCGAAGGCAAAGAGGGTGCTAAAGAAGGCGAAGGCGGCGGCGAGGGCGAAGGCAGTGACGCCCAGAAAAAGCAGGCCAACGAAGCTACGGAACTGCAAGCCAAAGTCCAAGCTCTGCAAGCTAAGATCAAATCCAAAGAAGAGAATATCCAAAAGCTGATCGAAGAAAAGAATCATACCAAAGATCCCGACAAGGTTGCTGAGATCATCAAAGAAATGGTTGCTGATCATAAAGAGATGAGCAAGATGATCGAAGAGTACGAGCAAAATCGTAGCTTACTTCGTTATCGTTATCCTGAAAAAGGTTTTGCTGGCGGCCGTACTTACGAGCGCATGGAAGTAAAACCACTCGATCAAATGGAAAATCAAATGAGCGTTGAAGCGAAGCTCAAGCGCAATCTCAAGACTGTGCGCTCTCAATATGGCGAAACTGCCGATGCGAAGAATCCGAAAAAGAAAAAGCCAGGTCAGAAGCGAGAAACAGAGGCTCCGTCATTGACAGAGCCCCTCGTAATTCAGAAGTAGTTATTGCATTGCATGGAGTTTGTGAAGAAACGAACTCCGTTATCCAACGAAAAATCCACAGTTCCGTTGTGCGGATGATCCAAAACTTTTCCGATATCAGCGATCGTCACATAAGCCGCAAGATCCTTCATCAAAGCGTTTGAAGGCTTGAAACTGCGAAGTTCTGCGTAGCCATTGCCATAGTTCACAGCGCGGCTGCTTAATGACAGCTTCTCTGTTCTAATCACAGAGTTTGTTGTGCTGAGGATCGTCAGCTCCATTTCATTTGGAGAAATGCGAAGCTCGAATGGCAAGTTGACAGTGCCTGCAGTTCCCTGAAGGTAACCAGCACCTTTGCAGTACCAAGTTGCCAGGCCGCCATCGTTGACCTCATGGCCTGCTTGAGCGCTGAGGCTAGCGAAAACCAAGAGAGCTGAAACAAAAGAAATAAGAATTCTCATAACGTTCCTCTTTATACTTTCGTGACTGGGAAAAGTTGGATGCTCAGAGTGTAGATCTCTGTTTTGCGTCCAGTTTCTAGATACTTCGTCAGAGAGCGGCGGAATTTTGCAATCTTCGCCCGAGCCGCTTCCATTTTATTTTTATCAATCGCCATTGTCATAGAAGTGACGGTGCGGTCCTTAATGTCCACGTTGTCGAGCTTATCAATAACATTGCTCATCACTTTTTTATGGAAATTACGAATGGCTTGAGCCGGTACATCGCCAGATGTGTAAGTTGAAGTATGAGTGGGTTTCATACGCCCTTTTGCATCGGTCTTGATGTAACCAAGGTTTGTTAAGCTCGCGATGAGGCCCGAGGTTTCTTGTTCCGAAATTCCCAAACGCTGAGAAATGAAACCGATGTCGGAACGGAATGTGCGCGTTTCCATCAAAGAAAGAATGGCCATCGCGTTGGGTGAAAAAACTCTTTCGAAATCGTTCAAGGGGATTTGTTGCCCGCTCAAAGACTTCTTTTTGTAAGTCTTTTCTTGGCGAATGGTTTCGATGAAGGAAAGCGTATCGGTGTTGCTCAAAGCAAGCTTTTCAGAAATGCGATGTCCGAGCTTTTCAGTCAAGTTGCGCTTACCATTGAAGATTTCTGTGAGGCGGCCACTGGGGATTGATAAGTCGCGGGCAAAGGCGCGGATTGAATAATTTGTGTTTCGGGATTTTTTTTCCGTATAAATTTTGAAAAGAAAATCTTTTGAGGTCACTTGTTGTCTCCCTGTTTTGTCAGCTAACTTTTTTCCGAAACACTTATGGGAGCAACGACATATATAAGAAATGTTGTTTAAAATGAACCCGAAAATTGAAACGGGAGCATCAAAAAGTGGAATGGGAGCGGGGCTTTACGTGGATTTTACTGGACTGGCTTAAATGTAGGTACGTAGCGCACCTTGTCAGCGCCGCGGACTTCCTTCTCATAGTTCGAGTAGGCTTGCGGATTCTCTTGATACTTTCGAACAGACTCTTCTTCGATGGCTTTATTGGAAGCTTCGTTTTTCGCATCGACTTGGGCGGCCGTTACTTCGGGCTCCCATTTTTCTCCAACATAGACCGCATTGCCCTCAAAGAATTGAACCTCTTTTTCGTAACGAATTCGGTCTTGATAAAAGATGTATGACCAACGGTCTTTTCCATGGAAGCGCTGGGTGCGCTGAGGGCTTCCCATGACTTCAAGAACGTCGTCTTTTTCCATTCCGATGTGAAGCTTATTGTATTCTTTGAGCATGTTTGTCTGACATGCGGACAAGATGAGGCTGCAACCGACTAATGAAATCGCAAGAATAGATCGCAGCATATGGCACCTCACCCCTTTCATTTATTTTCGCCCGAATCCGCGAAAAAATAAATGGTCGGCTGCCGGAAAACATTTACTTGTCTCAGATTGAGACAAGTTTTGTTAAAACGGATGACATTGTCTCGATCCCTCGATGGGAAGACATCTTGCGGACCAACATTAAGGCAAGCTCGCTCTTAAAAACAACAACGCCGAAGATTTTGGAAAAGGCGCGAAGCTTGAGTGGCAAGAATGAGGCTTTCAATAAATTCATTACGATGCTCGAAATTTTTCTGTGAAACAAAGACACCAGTTGGAAACACTGAATCGTCTCCGAACGGCTCGGACCATAGTTGGAAACTTGAGAAAAAATTGGTGGCACCATTTGGCACCAGATAGCATTTAAATCAGTTAAGAGGTAGACCCCAGAGTATTAGTTCATGAGACCTAGGCCGGAGGTCCCTCGCCTCCGGCCTTTTTTTAGGAAGTCGATGAAGATTAGCAGTTTCAAAAGTCATTTATTAAATGACAAAAGCGGGCTGAGTTTTCATCACCTGAACTCAGAGGGAATGTCGTTAGTCGAAGCCATGGTTTTTCTGGCCATTTTCGCTATCGCCCTCTTGGTTTCGCTTCAATGGTTGCAATCTGTTTATCTCGGCAACACTCGGCTCAATCGTAATACCAGTATCGATAATGCCATGGCTGAAGTGGCGATTGCATTTGGAACGGACGATAAGTATTGCAACTACATCCTGAGTAGTTATGGCAATAATCCGAATCCCGATCCGGAACTGAAGCTGACAATGGCAGA is part of the Bdellovibrionales bacterium genome and harbors:
- a CDS encoding DUF4423 domain-containing protein, which gives rise to MTSKDFLFKIYTEKKSRNTNYSIRAFARDLSIPSGRLTEIFNGKRNLTEKLGHRISEKLALSNTDTLSFIETIRQEKTYKKKSLSGQQIPLNDFERVFSPNAMAILSLMETRTFRSDIGFISQRLGISEQETSGLIASLTNLGYIKTDAKGRMKPTHTSTYTSGDVPAQAIRNFHKKVMSNVIDKLDNVDIKDRTVTSMTMAIDKNKMEAARAKIAKFRRSLTKYLETGRKTEIYTLSIQLFPVTKV
- the bamE gene encoding outer membrane protein assembly factor BamE produces the protein MLSACQTNMLKEYNKLHIGMEKDDVLEVMGSPQRTQRFHGKDRWSYIFYQDRIRYEKEVQFFEGNAVYVGEKWEPEVTAAQVDAKNEASNKAIEEESVRKYQENPQAYSNYEKEVRGADKVRYVPTFKPVQ